A DNA window from Schistocerca gregaria isolate iqSchGreg1 chromosome 2, iqSchGreg1.2, whole genome shotgun sequence contains the following coding sequences:
- the LOC126336447 gene encoding cuticle protein 7-like, producing the protein MKSAVAVVLVVCAAAAAHAGLLHHAPPPPPPPPPPQHEIIYDYVAPPQYRFDYAVRDGHTGDAKTQWEHRDGDRVTGAYSLVDADGTTRIVEYTADDHNGFQAVVKRVGHPAPPPPQPPRLPAHPAPAPHPYPLPYHG; encoded by the coding sequence ATGAAATCCGCAGTGGCCGTCGTCCTCGTAGTGTGCGCAGCGGCCGCCGCCCACGCCGGGCTGCTGCAccacgcgccgcccccgccgccgccgccgccgcccccgcagcacgAGATCATCTACGACTACGTGGCGCCGCCCCAGTACCGCTTCGACTACGCGGTGCGCGACGGCCACACGGGCGACGCCAAGACGCAGTGGGAgcaccgcgacggcgaccgcgtcACCGGCGCCTACTCGCTCGTCGACGCCGACGGCACGACGCGCATCGTCGAGTACACGGCCGACGACCATAACGGCTTCCAGGCGGTCGTGAAGCGCGTCGGTCACcccgcgccgccgcccccgcagcctccGCGTCTTCCCGCCCACCCCGCCCCCGCTCCACACCCCTACCCTTTGCCTTACCACGGTTGA